One window from the genome of Haloprofundus halobius encodes:
- a CDS encoding COX15/CtaA family protein produces the protein MLRTRTRPDWFSFRRFAAFTTASTALLMMLGIYTAATGSGLACSAQWPLCDNGLLPQTIPSFIEWFHRLVAMVVGFQILGTAVWAWRRGAERGVKLSATLALVVLPLQVSIGAVTVTLSGLIPNGYSVPTQAAHFVVALTIFGALTFATLRAYESHFRRSALERATLALPAALVLVGLAALSSRVWAFVPYGSATQPLFIGTSLGAIAALLAALVWITQASTGRSELKRLRPLVVSALAFVVLVALLGRDLVVYTSLVRDLNALLFGLALASTAAAAWLARRAETTETPPTHGVSGD, from the coding sequence ATGCTGAGAACACGCACTCGCCCCGACTGGTTCTCGTTTCGACGTTTCGCGGCGTTCACCACCGCGTCGACGGCGCTGCTCATGATGCTGGGTATCTACACCGCAGCGACCGGGTCCGGACTCGCCTGTTCGGCCCAGTGGCCGCTCTGCGACAACGGCCTACTGCCGCAGACCATCCCGAGCTTCATCGAGTGGTTCCACCGTCTCGTCGCGATGGTCGTCGGCTTCCAGATTCTCGGGACCGCGGTGTGGGCGTGGAGGCGCGGGGCCGAACGAGGCGTCAAACTCTCGGCGACGCTCGCGCTCGTCGTGTTGCCGCTGCAGGTGAGCATCGGCGCGGTGACGGTGACGCTGTCGGGACTGATTCCGAACGGCTACTCGGTGCCGACGCAGGCGGCCCACTTCGTCGTCGCGCTGACCATCTTCGGCGCGCTGACGTTCGCGACGCTGCGCGCGTACGAGAGTCACTTCCGCCGGTCGGCGCTCGAACGGGCGACCCTCGCGCTTCCGGCGGCGCTGGTACTGGTCGGACTCGCGGCACTCTCGAGTCGGGTCTGGGCGTTCGTCCCCTACGGATCGGCGACGCAACCGCTGTTCATCGGCACGTCGCTCGGGGCCATCGCGGCGCTACTCGCGGCGCTGGTCTGGATCACCCAAGCGTCGACTGGACGGTCGGAACTGAAACGCCTCCGCCCGCTCGTCGTCTCCGCGCTCGCCTTCGTTGTCCTCGTCGCGCTGCTCGGTCGCGACCTGGTCGTGTACACGTCGCTCGTCCGCGACCTCAACGCGCTGCTGTTCGGTCTCGCGCTCGCGAGCACCGCCGCGGCGGCGTGGCTCGCCCGACGTGCGGAGACGACGGAGACGCCGCCGACACACGGCGTCAGCGGCGACTGA